Proteins co-encoded in one Bacillus paramycoides genomic window:
- a CDS encoding flagellar type III secretion system pore protein FliP — MRIKKQLSLLAVIFVFSIVFSIIFVNPAYAAQNGFINFENGKEFTSNSSVQLFALVTLLSLSSSIVLLFTHFTYFMIVLGITRQGLGVMNLPPNQVLVGLALFLSLFTMQPVLGQLKSDVWDPMTKEKITVSQAAETTAPIMKEYMSKHTYKHDLKMMLKVRGEELPKDLKDLSLFTLVPSFTLTQIQKGLLTGMFIYLAFVFIDLIISTLLMYLGMMMVPPMILSLPFKILVFVYLGGYTKIVDIMFKTVA; from the coding sequence ATGAGAATAAAGAAACAGTTATCGTTATTAGCCGTTATTTTCGTATTTTCTATCGTTTTTTCAATTATTTTTGTAAATCCAGCGTATGCAGCCCAAAACGGTTTTATTAATTTCGAAAATGGAAAAGAGTTTACGAGTAACTCAAGTGTACAGTTATTTGCGCTCGTTACCCTTTTATCATTATCTTCATCTATCGTTCTATTATTTACACATTTTACTTATTTTATGATCGTTCTTGGGATTACACGTCAAGGACTTGGGGTAATGAATTTACCACCGAACCAAGTACTTGTTGGACTTGCCTTATTTTTATCACTCTTTACGATGCAGCCTGTTCTTGGGCAGCTAAAGAGCGATGTGTGGGATCCGATGACAAAAGAGAAAATAACAGTAAGTCAAGCTGCGGAAACGACAGCGCCGATTATGAAAGAGTATATGTCAAAGCATACGTATAAGCATGATTTAAAAATGATGCTGAAAGTGCGCGGAGAAGAGTTGCCGAAAGATTTAAAGGATCTATCCTTATTTACGCTCGTACCATCCTTTACGTTAACGCAAATTCAAAAGGGATTGTTAACAGGGATGTTCATTTATTTAGCGTTTGTATTTATAGATTTGATTATTAGTACACTGTTAATGTACCTCGGGATGATGATGGTACCGCCGATGATTTTAAGTTTACCATTTAAAATACTCGTTTTCGTATATTTAGGTGGATATACAAAAATCGTCGACATTATGTTTAAAACGGTCGCCTGA
- a CDS encoding flagellar biosynthetic protein FliQ, translating to MNTSPIIDIFQTFFYKGVMILMPVAGVSMIVVIIIAVIMAMMQIQEQTLTFLPKMASIVLVIIILGPWMFQELTTLILDLFDKIPSLLRSY from the coding sequence ATGAATACGTCACCAATTATAGATATTTTTCAAACCTTTTTTTATAAAGGGGTTATGATTTTAATGCCGGTTGCCGGTGTAAGTATGATTGTCGTTATTATCATCGCTGTCATTATGGCAATGATGCAAATTCAAGAACAAACGCTGACGTTTTTACCGAAGATGGCGAGTATTGTACTCGTTATTATCATTTTAGGTCCGTGGATGTTTCAAGAGTTAACGACGCTTATTTTAGATTTATTTGATAAAATTCCATCGCTGTTGCGTTCGTACTAA
- a CDS encoding flagellar biosynthetic protein FliR, with translation MNMELWAATFFAFCRITSFLYFLPFFSGRSIPAMAKVTFGLALSITVADQVDVSHIKTVWDVAAYAGTQIVIGLSLSKIVEMLWNIPKMAGHILDFDIGLSQASLFDVNAGSQSTLLSTIFDIFFLIIFISLGGINYFVATILKSFQYTEAISKLLTTSFLDSLLATLLFAITSAVEIALPLMGSLFIINFVLILIAKNAPQLNVFMNAYVIKITCGILFIAMSVPMLGYVFKIMTDVLLEEYTKLFNFFLTK, from the coding sequence ATGAATATGGAATTATGGGCGGCGACGTTTTTTGCGTTTTGCCGCATTACTTCATTTTTATATTTTTTACCGTTTTTCTCAGGTCGATCCATTCCAGCAATGGCGAAGGTTACATTTGGACTTGCTCTTTCGATTACTGTTGCCGATCAAGTTGATGTCTCTCACATCAAGACTGTTTGGGACGTTGCAGCTTATGCTGGTACGCAAATTGTAATTGGATTATCACTTTCAAAAATTGTAGAAATGCTGTGGAACATTCCGAAAATGGCCGGGCATATTTTAGACTTTGATATCGGTTTATCACAAGCAAGTTTGTTTGATGTAAACGCAGGTTCACAGTCTACTTTACTATCAACCATTTTTGATATATTTTTTCTCATTATTTTTATTTCACTTGGCGGCATTAATTATTTCGTTGCCACGATTTTAAAGTCGTTTCAATATACAGAGGCGATTTCAAAATTGCTGACGACTAGTTTTTTAGATAGTCTACTCGCAACGTTATTATTTGCGATTACATCAGCGGTTGAAATTGCTCTTCCGCTCATGGGAAGCTTATTCATCATTAACTTTGTTTTAATTTTAATCGCAAAAAACGCTCCGCAATTAAACGTTTTTATGAATGCGTATGTTATTAAAATTACATGTGGTATTTTGTTTATTGCGATGAGTGTACCGATGCTCGGTTATGTGTTTAAAATTATGACGGATGTATTGCTTGAGGAATATACGAAACTATTTAACTTTTTCTTAACGAAGTAG
- the flhB gene encoding flagellar type III secretion system protein FlhB, producing the protein MAKDNKTEKATPQKRKKSREEGNIARSKDLNNLFSILVLAVVVYFFGDWLGFEIANSVSVLFDQIGKNTDSTEYFYMMGILLLKVSAPILILVYAFHLFNYMIQVGFLFSSKVIKPKASRINPKNYFTRLFSRKSLVDILKSLFYMGLIGYVAYVLFKKNLEKIVSMIGFNWTASLTEIIRQIKFIFLAILIILIVLSIIDFIYQKWEYEQDIKMKKEEVKQEHKDNEGDPQVKGKRKNFMHAILQGTIAKKMDGATFIVNNPTHISVVLRYNKHVDAAPIVVAKGEDELALYIRTLAREQEIPMVENRPLARSLYYQVEEDETIPEDLYVAVIEVMRYLIQTNELEV; encoded by the coding sequence ATGGCAAAGGATAATAAAACAGAAAAGGCCACCCCGCAGAAGCGTAAGAAATCGCGTGAAGAAGGGAATATTGCCCGGAGTAAAGATTTAAATAATTTATTTTCCATACTTGTGTTAGCAGTTGTCGTTTACTTTTTTGGAGATTGGCTAGGATTTGAGATTGCCAATTCTGTATCCGTGCTGTTTGATCAAATTGGAAAAAATACAGATTCGACCGAGTATTTTTATATGATGGGGATTTTACTACTAAAAGTATCAGCTCCGATATTAATACTCGTATACGCTTTTCATTTATTCAATTATATGATTCAAGTTGGTTTCTTATTTTCTTCTAAAGTTATTAAGCCGAAAGCGTCACGTATTAATCCAAAAAATTATTTTACGAGATTGTTTAGTCGTAAAAGTTTAGTAGATATTTTGAAATCACTGTTTTATATGGGGTTAATTGGTTATGTCGCTTACGTTCTCTTTAAAAAGAATTTAGAGAAAATCGTGAGTATGATTGGATTTAACTGGACTGCGTCACTTACTGAAATTATTAGGCAAATTAAATTTATCTTCTTAGCTATTTTAATTATATTAATCGTTCTTTCTATTATTGATTTTATTTATCAAAAGTGGGAGTACGAACAAGATATTAAGATGAAAAAAGAAGAAGTAAAACAAGAGCATAAAGATAATGAAGGGGACCCGCAAGTAAAAGGGAAACGAAAAAACTTTATGCACGCTATATTGCAAGGAACAATTGCGAAGAAGATGGATGGCGCAACATTTATTGTAAATAACCCGACTCATATTTCGGTCGTACTCAGGTACAATAAACACGTTGACGCAGCACCGATTGTCGTTGCAAAAGGGGAAGATGAGCTCGCATTATATATACGAACACTTGCCCGTGAACAAGAAATACCAATGGTGGAAAACCGTCCGCTTGCTCGTTCTTTATATTATCAAGTCGAGGAGGATGAGACGATTCCAGAAGATTTATACGTAGCTGTAATTGAAGTTATGCGCTATTTAATTCAAACGAATGAACTTGAAGTATAA
- the flhA gene encoding flagellar biosynthesis protein FlhA produces MFKIDSARTYFSIFLAASFVVALLIPLPPFILDIIIVFLLSMSVLIYMRATSINEWDELKSFPTMLLLIGIFRVSINVSTTRAILTNGNAGHVIEEFGQFVIGGNLLIGIVIFTVLIIFQFIVANGASRTAEVAARFTLDSLPGKQMSIDADLNQRIITEKDAQAKRKKLNMETEFYGAMDGAGKFIKGDVIFGIVILFVNIIFGLIVGMMQQGMSFGEAALHYTQLTVGDGIVNQIGSLMLAISTGIIVTRVFDGSPDTVTEGIFKELLAHEVVVYALGGLFIAMGIFTPLPFLPFALVGGTIIFLGIRNKNRIKKEKEDELQKEIEMIQGEDEQLQQVEDSFGVFTDKYPIIVELGLDLAALVKQKINGETARDKVVLMRKSIITDLGINVPGINFKDNTSFRPRGRYIIRIKGAKAAEGVLKSGYLLALKTPNVMADLDAEPAKDPIFGEDGYWILEHMVQDAQMKGYQVLEPLSILITHLDVIVRRNLHELIQRQHVKDLINSLENDNGVLLEEIKKKEIDLSLVQNVIKQLLKEGISIRDLPTIIEGIIDGKEIYQNHVDGVTSFVRECISKVICENAKNPDGKIYAALFSDSIELDADVVNNSYQGYLLNWDLDLESRVVEQVQRVFKQARLMGREPVLLTRRKDFRFAIVRLLERYQIEAQVLCISELAPEIVVDQIAYIE; encoded by the coding sequence TTGTTTAAGATAGATTCTGCAAGAACCTATTTTTCTATCTTTTTAGCAGCGTCATTCGTAGTGGCGCTCTTAATTCCACTTCCACCATTTATACTTGATATCATTATCGTTTTTCTACTAAGTATGTCAGTGCTTATTTATATGCGAGCGACAAGTATTAACGAGTGGGATGAATTAAAGTCGTTTCCGACGATGTTGTTATTAATCGGAATTTTCCGCGTATCGATTAACGTATCGACGACGCGAGCGATTTTGACAAACGGAAATGCCGGTCATGTTATTGAAGAGTTCGGCCAGTTCGTAATTGGCGGGAACTTATTAATTGGTATCGTTATTTTTACAGTATTAATTATATTCCAGTTTATCGTTGCAAACGGTGCATCTCGTACAGCTGAAGTAGCAGCACGTTTTACACTTGATTCTTTACCAGGGAAACAAATGTCGATCGATGCGGATTTAAACCAGCGTATTATTACAGAAAAAGATGCACAAGCAAAACGAAAAAAATTAAATATGGAAACAGAGTTTTACGGAGCGATGGATGGTGCCGGGAAGTTCATTAAAGGGGACGTTATTTTCGGGATTGTCATTTTATTCGTAAACATTATTTTTGGCTTAATTGTCGGAATGATGCAGCAAGGAATGAGTTTTGGTGAAGCAGCTCTTCATTATACGCAGTTAACTGTCGGTGACGGGATTGTAAACCAAATTGGATCGCTTATGCTTGCAATTTCAACGGGTATTATCGTAACGCGTGTATTTGACGGTTCACCGGATACAGTAACAGAAGGAATCTTTAAAGAGTTATTAGCGCATGAAGTCGTTGTATATGCGCTTGGTGGTTTATTTATAGCGATGGGTATTTTTACTCCGCTACCATTTCTACCATTCGCACTCGTTGGTGGAACAATTATCTTCTTAGGAATTCGTAATAAAAACCGAATAAAGAAAGAAAAAGAAGACGAGCTTCAAAAAGAAATAGAAATGATTCAAGGTGAAGATGAGCAACTACAACAAGTGGAAGATTCATTCGGAGTATTTACAGATAAATATCCAATTATAGTAGAACTCGGTTTAGATTTAGCAGCACTTGTAAAGCAGAAAATTAACGGAGAAACAGCTCGTGATAAAGTTGTTCTGATGAGAAAGTCGATTATTACCGACCTTGGTATTAACGTTCCTGGCATTAACTTTAAAGATAATACGAGTTTTAGACCACGCGGACGTTACATTATTCGTATTAAAGGTGCAAAGGCAGCTGAAGGTGTTTTAAAATCAGGTTACTTATTAGCATTGAAAACACCAAATGTAATGGCCGATTTAGATGCAGAACCAGCGAAAGATCCGATTTTCGGTGAAGATGGATATTGGATTTTGGAGCATATGGTACAAGATGCACAAATGAAAGGCTATCAAGTATTAGAACCACTTAGCATATTAATTACACATTTAGATGTTATCGTTAGACGTAATCTTCATGAGTTAATTCAGCGTCAACATGTAAAAGACTTAATTAACTCGCTTGAAAATGATAACGGCGTTTTATTAGAGGAGATTAAGAAGAAAGAAATCGACTTATCACTCGTTCAAAATGTCATTAAACAACTTTTAAAAGAAGGTATTTCTATTCGTGATTTACCAACCATTATCGAAGGTATTATTGACGGAAAAGAAATTTATCAAAACCACGTTGACGGTGTAACGTCATTCGTCCGTGAATGTATTTCAAAAGTTATTTGTGAAAATGCGAAAAATCCTGACGGTAAAATTTATGCGGCGCTCTTCTCAGATTCAATCGAATTAGATGCGGACGTTGTGAACAATTCTTATCAAGGTTATTTATTAAACTGGGATTTAGATTTGGAATCGCGAGTCGTTGAGCAAGTACAACGCGTATTCAAACAAGCGAGGCTAATGGGAAGAGAACCAGTATTATTAACACGTAGAAAAGATTTCAGGTTTGCGATTGTAAGACTGCTAGAACGTTATCAAATAGAAGCACAAGTACTTTGTATTAGCGAATTAGCACCAGAGATTGTTGTAGATCAAATTGCCTATATTGAATAG
- the flhF gene encoding flagellar biosynthesis protein FlhF, whose amino-acid sequence MESTEKKEALMRIKAASKNELYRKLFDQYGTDYYYVVDESVKRNIPFFWKKNYEMLVAFPEDKQEEVNEGTAQFHEQLMDVVNDPSEQIVKANGIQSVLHNLENVTTPMSYAAMQTGNSEEWTRKKEKLLKLFEKGIVVVKQTEETKVTEKQKTVKKVVPVKKEEVVVKKEKQESVPFIIQKVIRMLEQNDVEQYFIHAYAEKLKVKFENATMITEEEVIEYILEDMRSHFNTENVFEKEVQTIALIGPTGVGKTTTLAKMAWQFHGKKKTVGFITTDHSRIGTVQQLQDYVKTIGFEVIAVRDEAAMTRALTYFKEEARVDYILIDTAGKNYRASETVEEMIETMGQVEPDYICLTLSASMKSKDMIEIITNFKDIHIDGIVFTKFDETASSGELLKIPAVSSAPIVLMTDGQDVKQHIHIATAEHLAKQMLQTS is encoded by the coding sequence ATGGAAAGTACAGAAAAGAAAGAAGCGTTAATGCGAATAAAAGCAGCTTCGAAAAATGAATTGTATCGAAAATTATTTGACCAATATGGTACAGATTATTATTACGTTGTCGATGAAAGTGTAAAACGAAATATCCCGTTTTTTTGGAAAAAGAATTATGAAATGTTAGTCGCTTTTCCAGAGGATAAACAAGAAGAAGTGAACGAAGGCACAGCTCAATTTCATGAACAATTAATGGATGTTGTGAACGATCCTTCAGAACAAATTGTGAAGGCGAACGGAATTCAATCGGTACTGCACAATTTAGAAAACGTGACGACTCCCATGTCATACGCAGCGATGCAAACAGGAAATAGTGAAGAATGGACAAGAAAGAAAGAGAAACTATTAAAGCTGTTTGAAAAAGGTATCGTCGTTGTGAAACAGACGGAAGAAACGAAAGTAACGGAAAAGCAAAAAACTGTGAAAAAAGTCGTTCCCGTTAAGAAAGAAGAAGTTGTTGTAAAAAAAGAAAAGCAAGAATCTGTACCTTTTATTATTCAAAAGGTAATTCGCATGCTAGAGCAAAACGATGTAGAACAATACTTCATTCATGCATATGCTGAAAAGTTAAAAGTGAAGTTTGAGAATGCGACGATGATTACAGAAGAAGAAGTGATCGAATATATATTAGAAGATATGAGATCTCATTTCAACACGGAAAACGTATTTGAAAAAGAAGTGCAAACAATTGCATTAATCGGTCCAACTGGTGTTGGAAAAACGACGACACTTGCGAAAATGGCGTGGCAGTTCCACGGTAAGAAAAAAACGGTCGGTTTTATTACGACAGACCATTCACGCATTGGAACAGTACAGCAACTGCAAGATTACGTAAAGACAATTGGATTTGAAGTAATCGCTGTACGTGATGAAGCTGCAATGACAAGAGCGCTTACGTATTTTAAAGAAGAAGCGCGTGTCGATTATATTTTAATAGATACAGCCGGAAAAAATTATCGTGCGTCAGAAACAGTGGAAGAAATGATTGAAACGATGGGACAAGTAGAGCCAGATTATATTTGCTTAACGTTATCAGCTTCGATGAAAAGTAAAGATATGATTGAAATCATTACGAACTTTAAAGATATTCATATTGATGGTATCGTATTTACGAAATTTGATGAAACAGCAAGTAGTGGTGAATTGTTGAAAATTCCAGCAGTATCATCAGCTCCAATTGTATTAATGACAGACGGACAAGACGTGAAGCAACATATACATATCGCTACAGCTGAACATTTAGCGAAACAAATGTTGCAAACATCATAG
- a CDS encoding flagellar basal-body rod protein FlgG — protein sequence MNGLYIGSMGMMNYMQRINVHSNNVANAQTTGFKAENMTSKVFDVQDTYRRGDGAVTNIGSVDYAVVPAATHVNLVQGNIQMTNSATDFFLDDGTAGTVSFFVTSKNNETFLTRDGSFTLNSDRYLQTTSGAFVMGENNERIHIPEGAKVAVQADGTLYDAVTQNNVARLQTKTVGAEANNRLVQRENKSFTLAEGNIADLPNGTGTVKNHMLENSNVDMTKEMADLMTDQRMISASQRVMTSFDKIYEKEANEILR from the coding sequence ATGAACGGTCTTTATATAGGTTCTATGGGTATGATGAATTACATGCAACGTATTAATGTTCATTCGAATAACGTTGCAAATGCTCAAACGACAGGATTTAAAGCAGAAAATATGACTTCTAAAGTATTTGATGTACAAGACACATATCGCCGTGGTGATGGGGCTGTGACAAATATCGGTTCGGTCGATTACGCTGTAGTACCAGCCGCAACGCATGTGAACTTAGTACAAGGAAATATACAAATGACAAATAGTGCTACAGATTTCTTTTTAGATGATGGAACTGCAGGCACAGTTTCGTTTTTCGTTACATCTAAAAATAATGAAACGTTTTTAACGAGAGACGGTAGTTTTACATTAAATAGTGATCGTTATTTACAAACAACTTCAGGCGCTTTCGTAATGGGAGAGAATAATGAACGTATTCATATTCCAGAAGGAGCAAAAGTAGCTGTACAAGCAGACGGTACGTTATATGATGCAGTAACACAAAACAATGTTGCTCGCTTGCAAACAAAAACAGTAGGTGCAGAAGCGAATAATCGTCTCGTACAAAGAGAAAACAAAAGTTTTACACTAGCAGAAGGGAACATTGCTGATTTACCGAACGGAACAGGGACAGTAAAAAACCATATGCTAGAAAATTCAAATGTAGATATGACGAAAGAGATGGCAGATCTTATGACGGATCAAAGAATGATTTCAGCATCACAACGCGTTATGACTTCATTTGATAAAATTTATGAAAAAGAAGCGAATGAAATATTGAGATAG
- a CDS encoding alanyl-tRNA editing protein — translation MTTALYLEDAYKTSCETEVIKVEGNKVFVKETVFYPTGGGQECDTGVIVQDGSVFEVEKVKKEQGEIVHYIKDGAQVKLGPVKLEINWERRHNLMRHHSLLHLIGAVVYEKYGALCTGNQIYPDKARIDFNELQELSSVEVEEIVKEVNKLIEQNKEISTRYMSREEAENAVGMIKTAINLLSTTIQEIRIVTIENLDEQACGGTHVKNTSEIGTLVIDKVKSKGKQNRRFEVRAI, via the coding sequence ATGACAACGGCATTATATTTAGAAGATGCATACAAAACGAGTTGCGAAACAGAAGTGATAAAAGTAGAAGGGAATAAAGTATTTGTAAAAGAAACAGTTTTTTATCCAACTGGTGGGGGGCAGGAATGTGATACGGGTGTCATTGTACAAGATGGGTCTGTATTTGAAGTTGAAAAAGTAAAAAAGGAGCAGGGAGAAATAGTTCACTATATAAAAGATGGAGCTCAAGTAAAATTAGGTCCTGTTAAATTAGAGATTAATTGGGAAAGACGTCATAATTTAATGCGTCATCATTCTTTACTGCATCTTATCGGAGCTGTCGTTTATGAAAAATATGGAGCTCTATGCACTGGAAATCAAATTTATCCTGACAAAGCACGTATCGATTTTAATGAGTTACAAGAGTTATCGAGCGTGGAAGTAGAAGAAATTGTTAAGGAAGTGAATAAACTTATTGAACAAAATAAAGAAATTTCTACTCGTTATATGAGCCGCGAAGAAGCAGAAAATGCTGTAGGAATGATTAAAACAGCCATAAACCTCCTGTCAACTACTATACAAGAAATCCGCATTGTTACAATTGAAAATTTAGACGAACAAGCTTGTGGAGGCACACATGTGAAAAATACGAGTGAAATAGGAACGCTTGTTATTGATAAAGTAAAAAGTAAAGGAAAGCAAAATCGTCGTTTTGAAGTTAGAGCGATTTAG
- a CDS encoding TrmB family transcriptional regulator, producing the protein MDEIIKELQKLGFSQYECKAYIGLLKHSPVTGYEVSKQTGVPRSMIYEVLGKLMDKGAVHIVPSEPVKYVPVPATELMDRMRKDFEKSFEFLDEKLNGLEQERQIDVISHIRSNDRVLKEICNIINRAKEELWISVWEDQVREIEPYIHQKEEEGVHIFSILFGAPNTKIGATFHHNYMTPHVVEKRMGGHLTVIARDGEEVLIANFTNDSTSWAVTTYDPALVLVATEYVRHDIMVEEITKEFGADKLDTLWRENIDLVHVVTGKRTLEGMEDDKDE; encoded by the coding sequence ATGGATGAAATTATAAAGGAATTACAAAAGTTAGGATTTTCCCAGTATGAATGTAAAGCGTATATTGGATTGCTAAAACATTCCCCAGTAACTGGTTATGAAGTGAGTAAACAAACAGGAGTACCTCGTTCTATGATTTACGAGGTACTCGGTAAGTTAATGGATAAAGGAGCGGTACATATTGTACCTTCTGAACCAGTTAAATATGTACCAGTACCAGCTACCGAATTAATGGATCGAATGCGAAAAGACTTTGAGAAGTCCTTTGAATTTTTAGATGAGAAATTAAATGGTTTAGAACAAGAGCGACAAATAGATGTAATTTCGCATATTCGCTCAAATGATCGTGTTTTGAAAGAAATATGCAATATAATTAATAGAGCAAAGGAAGAGTTATGGATTTCTGTATGGGAAGATCAAGTGCGTGAAATTGAGCCATACATTCATCAAAAGGAAGAGGAAGGCGTACATATATTTTCAATCTTATTTGGCGCTCCAAATACAAAAATAGGCGCGACGTTTCACCATAATTATATGACGCCCCACGTTGTTGAAAAGAGAATGGGTGGTCATTTAACTGTAATCGCGCGTGACGGGGAAGAAGTATTAATTGCGAACTTCACAAATGATAGCACTTCGTGGGCTGTTACAACGTATGACCCAGCATTAGTTCTCGTTGCTACAGAGTATGTGCGGCACGATATTATGGTTGAAGAAATCACGAAGGAATTTGGAGCTGATAAGTTAGATACGTTATGGCGTGAAAATATAGATTTAGTTCATGTCGTAACAGGAAAACGAACTTTAGAAGGAATGGAGGATGATAAGGATGAGTAA
- a CDS encoding AzlC family ABC transporter permease, which yields MSKAQAHVALQSDDTFQQGVKDCLPTVFGYLSIGIAAGVIAKTAGFSIIEIAFMSTLIYAGSAQFILAGMYAAGAPASAIIFTVFFVNLRHLLMSAALAPYFTKLPLFKNLLIGSQITDETFGVAVQHAAQKGYLGERWMIGLNVTAYLNWILATIIGGLFGEWIPDPHMYGMDYALPAMFIGLFVLQLISSKPKLAIHLTVAIIAIILAYVSHLFMPDSIAVIIATLLSATIGVVIEKWK from the coding sequence ATGAGTAAAGCTCAGGCTCATGTAGCTTTGCAGAGCGATGATACATTTCAGCAGGGAGTAAAAGATTGTTTACCAACTGTATTTGGTTATTTGAGCATCGGTATAGCAGCTGGTGTAATTGCAAAAACAGCAGGTTTCTCCATCATTGAAATTGCGTTTATGTCCACTTTAATTTATGCAGGTTCTGCCCAATTTATATTAGCTGGTATGTATGCAGCTGGTGCACCTGCTTCCGCAATTATTTTTACTGTATTTTTTGTTAACTTGCGCCACCTTCTTATGAGTGCTGCACTTGCGCCGTACTTTACGAAACTGCCTCTATTTAAAAACTTACTAATTGGTTCGCAAATTACAGATGAAACGTTCGGTGTTGCAGTACAGCATGCAGCGCAAAAAGGATATTTAGGCGAAAGATGGATGATTGGGCTAAATGTAACGGCTTATTTAAATTGGATTCTTGCTACTATCATTGGCGGGCTATTTGGTGAGTGGATACCAGACCCGCATATGTATGGGATGGATTATGCATTACCAGCGATGTTTATCGGATTATTTGTACTTCAGCTTATAAGTAGTAAACCGAAGCTAGCAATTCATCTTACTGTTGCAATTATAGCGATTATACTTGCATACGTTTCACACTTATTTATGCCAGATAGTATAGCGGTTATTATCGCAACATTACTATCTGCGACGATTGGAGTGGTGATTGAAAAATGGAAATGA
- a CDS encoding AzlD domain-containing protein: MEMRLDVILLLLAAGAVTLVPRILPLLVFSKLQIPDWGLKWLNYIPIAILAALLAQVLFMHETMQWDYLIAAIPTFLVAIYTRSLLGTVLTGVIVIILLRFFF; encoded by the coding sequence ATGGAAATGAGATTAGACGTAATATTACTTTTATTAGCAGCAGGAGCTGTTACACTCGTGCCACGTATTTTACCTCTACTCGTATTTAGCAAACTACAAATTCCAGACTGGGGTTTAAAATGGTTAAATTACATACCAATTGCGATATTAGCAGCACTTTTAGCACAAGTTTTATTTATGCATGAGACGATGCAGTGGGATTATCTGATCGCAGCAATTCCAACATTTCTTGTCGCGATATATACTCGTAGTTTATTAGGTACAGTATTAACAGGTGTGATTGTGATTATTTTGTTACGTTTCTTTTTCTAA
- a CDS encoding DUF3951 domain-containing protein, whose product MILLTIGAILLTLFIFFIIGFITFMMFVDRATPQIYYTPCESVTVKSKGKHKRKKS is encoded by the coding sequence ATGATACTTTTAACGATAGGAGCAATTTTGTTAACGTTGTTTATTTTCTTTATTATTGGCTTTATTACGTTTATGATGTTTGTTGATAGAGCGACACCTCAAATTTATTATACACCTTGTGAATCAGTGACAGTGAAATCTAAAGGTAAACATAAAAGGAAGAAAAGTTGA
- a CDS encoding TetR/AcrR family transcriptional regulator, with product MAKPNVVNKEKLLEAAKEIIAEHGMEKLTLKAVAESAQVTQGTVYYHFKTKDQLLLEVTEAFCKASWEQIGKDVQLEKALQSAESRCVKDSMYHHLFFQLVASGLQNDAMKDKIGGLLHYENQELTRVLNKNIGGTMTSQISTETWSVLCNALIDGLALQALFNPSFSSDKVYGDLHLLLEKFIELQKGGNGSE from the coding sequence ATGGCAAAACCGAATGTTGTTAATAAAGAGAAGTTACTAGAAGCAGCAAAAGAAATTATTGCAGAGCATGGGATGGAGAAGTTGACATTAAAAGCAGTTGCAGAGAGTGCTCAAGTTACACAAGGTACCGTATATTATCATTTTAAAACGAAGGATCAATTATTACTTGAAGTAACCGAAGCGTTTTGTAAAGCGTCGTGGGAACAAATAGGAAAGGATGTACAGTTAGAAAAGGCTTTACAGTCTGCCGAAAGTAGATGTGTGAAAGATTCAATGTATCATCATTTGTTTTTTCAATTAGTAGCTAGTGGATTACAAAATGATGCGATGAAAGATAAAATTGGTGGATTGTTACATTATGAAAACCAAGAATTAACAAGAGTGTTAAATAAAAATATAGGAGGTACAATGACATCTCAAATTTCAACTGAAACGTGGAGCGTTTTATGTAATGCATTAATTGATGGATTGGCATTGCAAGCCTTATTCAATCCATCTTTTTCTAGCGACAAAGTATATGGTGATTTGCACCTGTTATTGGAAAAGTTCATAGAGCTACAAAAGGGAGGTAATGGTAGTGAATAA